The DNA segment TATTCCGGACATTCGGGGACTTACCTCATATATCGACGGAATATTGACCGTTAATGAGGACGTGAAGGGCTCCTACGCAAAGCTATTGGGCCTGTTCAAGGAAGACGAGGTTGACGCGCCCAACGTTGAGGTGATGCTCAACCAAGTCAGGCAATTCAGTAAAGTCGCTGGGAAAGCTGGCGTCCGGGGGTTGGCCGCGGACGAACTGACTAAGCTGGACAAGCATATCTGTAACACAATTCGCACAAGAGTTACTCGAGCTCTTCCACCTCCCCCAACTCCCTATCATTGCCTCGCAGAATATATCGGACGTCATCGAACGACCTCTATGGAGCTGTTTACGACTAACTACGATCTCCTTCTGGAAGAGGCACTTGAGTATCACCAGGTGCCGTTTTTCGACGGATTTATTGGATCGGCTCGCCCCTTCTTCGACCAGAAAGCGATTGAAGATTCCGAAATCCCATCAAGATGGACTCGCTTGTGGAAGCTGCACGGATCTATCAATTGGCGATTTCACAAGGAATCGAAGTCTGTCGTTCGCACCGAGCGAGAGGAGATCGGCGACGAGCTGCTCATCCATCCGTCCCATCTGAAGTATGACGAGAGCCGAAGGATGCCCTACCTCGTCATGGCCGACCGTCTCAAACATTTCCTGAAGCGCGGCGAGCGTCCGGTAGCGCTCTTCCTTTTCGGATATTCCTTTGGCGATGAACACATCAACGAAGCCTTGGTCGATTGCCTCCAGTCAAATCCATCAGCCGCCTGCTTCGCGATGCAGTTTGGTGCGCTTTCCGGCTACCCTGCCGCCATCGAGCTTGCGGTCAAAAACTCGAACTTGTGCTTGATGGCAAAGGACGGCGCTATAATTCGCCGTCAACAGGGTGGTTGGCTCATGAACCCCGGCCGGGATATTTCCTCGCTCGCCGGTGTATTTACTGACGCAGGGGCTAAGGGCACCGACAACGATGCTCTCCGCCCCTGCCATTTTGAAATTGGTGACTTTGCCAAATTCGGGGACTTCCTGCGCTCGATCTCGAACGCAACGAACTGAGACAGGTATGCCGTCATGTCTCGGATAGACCCTACCCTGCTAGGCACTGTGGAAGACGTAAGCGGTGCGACCATCCGCGTTAAGCTCGGCAGCGAGACGGTCTCCGGACTGAGCTTCATCGAGGGGCAAAGCTATCGCGTTGGACAGGTTGGCGGGTTTGTACGTATTCCGCTTGGATTCGTGAACCTCTACGGAGTGATTTCGCAAGTCGGCGCTAGCGCCGTACCGGAGCGTCTGGCCGAGGTTGAGATCCACGGCAATAGGTGGATGACTATCCAGTTAGTCGGCGAAGGCCAGCCCGGAGCGCGTTTTGACCGGGGCATCTCTCAGTTTCCCACCGTCGGCGACACCGCCCATCTTGTTACGGAAGCTGACCTACAGACCATCTATGGGCGTCCTAACGACTATCGCTTCGTACAAGTTGGTCAGCTTGCGAGTGCGAACAGCATTCCAGCTTTGGTCGAAATCGACAAGCTCGTGACCCGACACAGTGCAGTGCTGGGCACGACTGGCTCTGGTAAATCTACAACGGTTGCCGGTTTGTTGGCCGCGCTTTCTGATCGTGGACGCTATCCTTCGGCTCGTATCCTGGTTATCGACATCCACGGCGAATATGGCAGAGCCTTGCAGGACCGCGCTGCGATTTTCCGAATTAGTCCGGATCTCGGGAAAGGCGAACTTCCGCTTTACATTCCCTACTGGGCGATGACGCTCGACGAACTTCTCCCCATAACGCTCGGATTGATTGAAAACTCCGCCGATCGAGGAGCGGTTATCGATCAAATTACCGCTCTGAAGCTCGACGGCTTAAAGACCAATGCTCGCCCTGGAGTAAGCGCTGACACTCTGAGCGTCGATACACCAATTCCTTTCAGCATTCATAAGTTCTGGTTTGATCTTCATTGCGAGATGCGATCAACGCATTTCGAACGTGACGGCCAGGCTCAATCCCGTGCCACCTGGGCTTTGGAAATCGATCCGGCAACAACAAAGGCCGCGCAGGAAGGAAGCCCGATCAGAGGCATTCCTCCTCGGTTCCGAGCCGCCAAAGATATTAAAGGTGATACTGAAAAGATCCGGCATAGCCGTTCACCCCTGTCGATCAGTCGACAGATCGATGCGCTTGGATCGAAAATTCGGGATCCTCGTTTCGATTTCTTGCTGCGTCCGGGACCTTACTGCCCAGCAGAAGATGGAAAAACCGAGCAGGACCTCGACACACTGCTTGCCGACTGGCTCGGCGATCGCAGCCCAATAACCATACTCGATCTGTCCAATATACCTCCTTCGATACAATCCGAGGTCGTCGGGGCTGTTCTTCGTATCTGCTACGACGCGCTTTACTGGAGCCGGAGCATCCCCGAGGGCGGTCGAGAACGACCGTTGCTTGTCGTGCTCGAGGAAGCACACGCGTATCTTCACGAAAAGCAGATCGCGTCGGCAGCTGTCAAGAAAATTGCCAAGGAGGGACGCAAATACGGGATAGGCATGATGCTGGTCAGCCAACGGCCGGCAGAGATAGACCAGACTATTCTTTCGCAATGCGGAACGTTGTTTGCACTCCGACTGTCCAACGCCGAGGACCGCAGCCATGTGAAGGGAGCGGCTTCCGATAATCTCGACGGTCTATTTGCGATGCTTCCCGTTCTGCGGACTGGAGAAGCCGTGATTATCGGCGAAGCCGTCAACTTGCCGATCCGCGCGCTCATCAATCCTCCAGGGGCCAACCGAAGGCCCGATAGTTCTGATCCGAAGGTAGTTCTCTCCGGCTCAGAAGCGGACGGATACGAGGGTCCGGGAGGCTGGAATCAAAAGCGCGATCCGGCGAACTATGCTGAAGCTGTCGAACTATGGCGCCGCCAAAATCCTCGGCCAACCAATGTCCATATCGA comes from the Bradyrhizobium erythrophlei genome and includes:
- a CDS encoding SIR2 family NAD-dependent protein deacylase, which gives rise to MTSGHDAHQCVTQLRQTLAADKLPIGFFLGAGCPCAVMVKDKTGSGSSSIIPDIRGLTSYIDGILTVNEDVKGSYAKLLGLFKEDEVDAPNVEVMLNQVRQFSKVAGKAGVRGLAADELTKLDKHICNTIRTRVTRALPPPPTPYHCLAEYIGRHRTTSMELFTTNYDLLLEEALEYHQVPFFDGFIGSARPFFDQKAIEDSEIPSRWTRLWKLHGSINWRFHKESKSVVRTEREEIGDELLIHPSHLKYDESRRMPYLVMADRLKHFLKRGERPVALFLFGYSFGDEHINEALVDCLQSNPSAACFAMQFGALSGYPAAIELAVKNSNLCLMAKDGAIIRRQQGGWLMNPGRDISSLAGVFTDAGAKGTDNDALRPCHFEIGDFAKFGDFLRSISNATN
- a CDS encoding ATP-binding protein, with amino-acid sequence MEDVSGATIRVKLGSETVSGLSFIEGQSYRVGQVGGFVRIPLGFVNLYGVISQVGASAVPERLAEVEIHGNRWMTIQLVGEGQPGARFDRGISQFPTVGDTAHLVTEADLQTIYGRPNDYRFVQVGQLASANSIPALVEIDKLVTRHSAVLGTTGSGKSTTVAGLLAALSDRGRYPSARILVIDIHGEYGRALQDRAAIFRISPDLGKGELPLYIPYWAMTLDELLPITLGLIENSADRGAVIDQITALKLDGLKTNARPGVSADTLSVDTPIPFSIHKFWFDLHCEMRSTHFERDGQAQSRATWALEIDPATTKAAQEGSPIRGIPPRFRAAKDIKGDTEKIRHSRSPLSISRQIDALGSKIRDPRFDFLLRPGPYCPAEDGKTEQDLDTLLADWLGDRSPITILDLSNIPPSIQSEVVGAVLRICYDALYWSRSIPEGGRERPLLVVLEEAHAYLHEKQIASAAVKKIAKEGRKYGIGMMLVSQRPAEIDQTILSQCGTLFALRLSNAEDRSHVKGAASDNLDGLFAMLPVLRTGEAVIIGEAVNLPIRALINPPGANRRPDSSDPKVVLSGSEADGYEGPGGWNQKRDPANYAEAVELWRRQNPRPTNVHIDPIATATTKPGEQK